A DNA window from Catenulispora sp. MAP5-51 contains the following coding sequences:
- a CDS encoding TetR/AcrR family transcriptional regulator, translating into MDVVATANRRPQRTRAPRVDALRNRERIVSAARDLFTEIGRQAPIDEVARRAGIGNATVYRHFPDRDALVLAVVRSVLKRTGDRAESALAQGDDPFDALTRFVLAAADERIGAMCVMLDGAYDPGDPEVKALEGRLNGLVETILARARRAGVLRADVDLADIIVAVAQLTRPLPDLVTVRRSSRRYLQLFLDGLRAPAHSTLPVEG; encoded by the coding sequence GTGGACGTCGTGGCCACCGCGAACCGCCGCCCGCAGCGCACCCGAGCCCCCCGGGTCGACGCCCTGCGCAACCGCGAACGCATCGTCTCCGCGGCCCGTGACCTGTTCACCGAGATCGGCCGGCAGGCCCCGATCGACGAGGTGGCCCGCCGCGCCGGCATCGGCAACGCCACCGTCTACCGGCACTTCCCCGACCGCGACGCGCTGGTGCTGGCCGTGGTCCGCAGCGTGCTCAAGCGGACCGGCGACCGCGCCGAGTCCGCGCTGGCCCAGGGCGACGACCCGTTCGACGCGCTGACGCGCTTCGTCCTGGCCGCCGCCGACGAGCGCATAGGCGCGATGTGCGTGATGCTCGACGGCGCCTACGATCCCGGCGATCCGGAGGTCAAGGCGTTGGAGGGACGACTGAACGGCCTGGTCGAGACCATCCTGGCGCGGGCCCGGCGGGCCGGCGTGCTGCGCGCGGACGTGGATCTGGCCGACATCATCGTGGCCGTCGCCCAGCTCACCCGGCCGCTGCCGGACCTGGTCACGGTGCGGCGCAGTTCCCGGCGGTATCTCCAGTTGTTCCTCGACGGGCTGCGCGCCCCGGCGCACTCGACGCTGCCGGTCGAGGGCTGA
- a CDS encoding metal-sensitive transcriptional regulator, which produces MQVETETVTEVTKRLRRAEGQIRGVIAMLESGRDCAEIVTQLAAVSRALDRAGFKVIAGGLQQCLESDDAEERAASVAQMEKLFLSLA; this is translated from the coding sequence ATGCAGGTCGAGACCGAGACCGTCACCGAGGTGACCAAGCGGCTGCGCCGCGCCGAGGGGCAGATCCGCGGCGTCATCGCCATGCTGGAGTCGGGGCGGGACTGCGCCGAGATCGTGACCCAGCTGGCCGCGGTGTCCCGGGCGCTGGACCGCGCCGGGTTCAAGGTGATCGCCGGCGGGCTTCAGCAGTGCCTGGAGTCCGACGACGCCGAGGAACGCGCAGCGAGCGTGGCGCAGATGGAGAAGCTGTTCCTCTCGCTGGCCTGA
- a CDS encoding DUF302 domain-containing protein, whose translation MSYGTAVTVDRPYADVVEQVREALREQGFGILTEIDVQATMREKLNEETGPHLILGACNPPLAYRALAAEPSIGLLLPCNVVVREDGDRTLVEALDPDIMVRVTGNPALEHVAAEAKARLAAALAAVAEA comes from the coding sequence ATGAGCTACGGAACAGCCGTCACCGTCGACCGTCCCTACGCCGACGTCGTCGAGCAAGTCCGCGAAGCCCTGCGCGAGCAGGGGTTCGGCATCCTGACCGAGATCGATGTGCAGGCCACGATGCGCGAGAAGCTCAACGAGGAGACCGGCCCCCATCTGATCCTCGGCGCGTGCAACCCGCCGCTGGCGTACCGCGCGCTGGCCGCGGAGCCGTCGATCGGCCTGCTGCTGCCGTGCAACGTCGTGGTCCGCGAGGACGGCGACCGGACTCTCGTCGAAGCGCTGGATCCGGACATCATGGTGCGGGTCACCGGGAATCCGGCGCTGGAACACGTGGCCGCGGAGGCGAAAGCGCGGCTCGCCGCGGCGTTGGCGGCCGTTGCCGAAGCCTGA